The following are encoded in a window of Podospora pseudoanserina strain CBS 124.78 chromosome 6, whole genome shotgun sequence genomic DNA:
- a CDS encoding hypothetical protein (EggNog:ENOG503NYQQ; COG:S), which translates to MAQPQPQAPQVSHPPQVSPHMQQMQMPQQQQQRPPQQQHYSPPQQSASPANTPQPQYSIPPNKRPRTSVETPSQPQSQYGTPTYAMSPQAAVASPNTVTSPNYTNMPTPVPNAPSYASQYGVNGHSAASPAQQPGLTLPEARPSMTATPTPTTPLIPSLPHTPQPQQHQAPQYQQQQHQVSQAQQLGQVQPTQQQHGQAHPQQQVPAPQYQQGQQYQQPMQPQHAQSVQQPIQPQPVQQAPQQQYTNATMAPIGPPPSTPGAMLPPSKPVTTKEYEYDVSDALAGTGVDLRAEEQYLAELYGGSFAQEARTGLPANAPGNKGSFYGAGSANQPAEATGLSQEQFEAEAAKRAWDEAAQRLAVTRSNELRNPFLIVPNLHYRADKIAKEHGLTLNLELKNQQQTMGKMRTPQEFPQPKVTVTSRHGPDGMVVSTKGCFIPHDAYLVDQLALLSIATKHRLRELLEEANGIANIRQTTSHGEIPQEWADVAVPLRTGLDSLPADTANGNPRKRSFEAISTAPVPSKGAKVVKDLNAAVRQNATSERDLEEARLRKRQKRLNPDAAQTGSRAGSIVPGTPGSVAPDGEAAKAPSKKELKKGAAAARLSEASSTANANQTLSALMGSFGKKKKKEYSWMTSGSGPSTPRATGGQEPGTPGSAAGSKAQSEKATLTQDGKAPRLGTWREDKEKGKSIQLRDWVTVLEMDGRDIKAVQEAYVKLDSSTPR; encoded by the exons ATGGcgcaaccacaaccccaggCACCCCAGGTGTCTCACCCTCCTCAGGTCTCGCCTCACATGCAGCAAATGCAGAtgccgcaacagcagcagcaaagaccgccgcagcaacaacattactctcctccccagcagtCGGCTTCGCCTGCCAACACTCCACAGCCTCAGTACTCGATTCCGCCGAATAAGAGACCCCGAACATCGGTCGAGACCCCGTCGCAACCACAGTCGCAATACGGTACGCCGACGTATGCTATGAGTCCACAGGCAGCCGTTGCATCTCCGAACACTGTTACATCTCCGAACTACACCAACATGCCCACTCCGGTTCCCAATGCGCCGTCGTATGCCTCTCAGTATGGTGTGAATGGACATTCTGCCGCTTCCCCGGCTCAACAACCAGGCTTGACATTGCCTGAAGCCCGACCCTCGATGACTGCCACCCCAACACCGACAACCCCTCTTATCCCGAGTCTCCCCCACACCCCGCAgcctcaacaacatcaggCTCCGCAatatcagcaacagcagcaccaagtTTCGCAGGCCCAGCAGCTTGGACAGGTGCAgccaacccaacagcagcatggACAGGCGCACCCGCAACAGCAGGTGCCGGCTCCGCAGTATCAGCAGGGCCAGCAGTACCAACAGCCGATGCAGCCCCAACATGCGCAGTCGGTTCAGCAACCAATACAGCCCCAACCCGTCCAGCAAGCTCCACAGCAACAGTATACCAATGCCACAATGGCACCGATTggtccccctccctccactccGGGTGCCATGTTGCCTCCATCGAAGCCGGTTACTACGAAGGAATACGAATATGACGTGAGCGATGCTCTCGCTGGAACAGGCGTGGATTTGAGGGCCGAGGAACAATACCTAGCGGAGCTGTATGGTGGTTCATTTGCTCAGGAGGCAAGAACCGGCCTGCCAGCCAACGCGCCAGGCAACAAGGGCTCATTTTATGGTGCTGGTTCAGCGAATCAACCAGCTGAGGCCACCGGGCTCAGTCAGGAGCAGTTTGAagccgaggctgccaagcGAGCCTGGGACGAGGCGGCCCAAAGATTGGCTGTTACCCGAAGCAATGAGCTCAGGAACCCTTTCTTGATCGTCCCTAACCTGCATTATCGCGCGGACAAAATTGCGAAGGAGCATGGGCTCACACTCAATCTGGAGCTCAAGAACCAGCAGCAAACCATGGGTAAAATGCGAACTCCCCAAGAGTTTCCTCAGCCTAAGGTGACAGTGACATCCAGACACGGCCCTGATGGCATGGTTGTCTCTACAAAGGGGTGTTTCATCCCTCATGATGCTTATTTGGTCGATCAACTTGCACTCTTGTCGATCGCCACAAAACACCGTCTGAGAGAGCTCCTCGAAGAAGCCAATGGCATCGCCAATATTCGGCAGACAACTTCTCATGGCGAGATCCCCCAAGAGTGGGCTGATGTTGCCGTACCTTTACGAACCGGTCTTGATTCCCTTCCCGCCGACACGGCCAACGGCAACCCCCGCAAAC GCTCCTTTGAAGCAATCAGTACCGCCCCAGTGCCATCCAAGGGTGCCAAGGTGGTCAAGGACCTCAACGCCGCTGTAAGACAGAATGCCACGTCTGAGCGAGATCTGGAAGAAGCTCGGCTTCGCAAGCGGCAAAAGCGGTTAAACCCAGATGCAGCCCAGACCGGATCTCGCGCAGGTTCCATCGTTCCTGGTACACCTGGTTCAGTCGCACCCGACGGCGAGGCCGCCAAAGCGCCTTCCAAGAAAGAACTAAAGAAGGGTGCGGCAGCCGCCAGACTATCCGAGGCATCCAGCACTGCCAATGCGAACCAGACCCTGAGCGCTTTGATGGGCAGTTttgggaagaaaaagaagaaggaataCAGCTGGATGACATCTGGTAGTGGCCCAAGCACACCCCGAGCGACCGGTGGCCAAGAACCAGGCACCCCTGGTTCAGCAGCTGGCAGTAAAGCACAGTCGGAGAAGGCCACACTGACCCAGGATGGCAAGGCTCCCCGTCTGGGCACCTGGcgggaggacaaggagaaagGCAAAAGTATCCAGCTTCGAGACTGGGTTACAGTCTTGGAGATGGATGGTCGCGACATCAAGGCTGTCCAGGAGGCCTATGTCAAACTGGATTCCTCGACGCCCCGATAG